One genomic window of Hymenobacter sp. J193 includes the following:
- the rplO gene encoding 50S ribosomal protein L15 → MNLSNLKPAIGATRNEKRVGRGTGSGRGGTSTRGHKGAKSRSGYSKKSGFEGGQMPLQRRVPKFGFKSLNRVEYKAINLDVLAGLAEGGATTLDSAFFVNAGLASKSAKIKILGRGEIATALEVHAHAFSKSAVEAIEKAGGKAVTL, encoded by the coding sequence ATGAATCTCAGCAATCTCAAACCCGCCATTGGTGCTACCCGCAATGAAAAGCGCGTAGGTCGTGGTACGGGTTCCGGCCGTGGCGGCACGTCAACGCGCGGTCATAAAGGTGCCAAGTCCCGTTCGGGCTACTCCAAAAAGTCGGGCTTCGAAGGTGGCCAGATGCCCCTGCAGCGCCGTGTACCTAAGTTCGGCTTTAAGAGCCTGAACCGCGTGGAGTACAAAGCCATCAACTTAGATGTGCTGGCTGGCCTCGCCGAAGGTGGTGCTACCACCCTGGACTCCGCTTTCTTTGTAAACGCTGGTCTGGCTTCGAAAAGCGCCAAGATTAAAATCCTCGGCCGCGGCGAAATTGCCACCGCCTTGGAAGTTCATGCCCACGCTTTCTCGAAATCGGCTGTTGAAGCTATTGAGAAGGCCGGCGGTAAAGCAGTGACGCTGTAA
- the rpsN gene encoding 30S ribosomal protein S14, whose protein sequence is MAKESMKARERKRIAVVARYAEKRKALKAAGDYEGLDKLPRNASPVRLHNRDKIDGRPRGYMRKFGISRVRFREMALAGKIPGVTKSSW, encoded by the coding sequence ATGGCTAAGGAATCGATGAAAGCCCGGGAGCGGAAGCGCATTGCTGTCGTTGCCCGCTACGCCGAGAAGCGCAAAGCCCTGAAAGCGGCCGGCGACTACGAAGGCCTGGACAAACTGCCCCGCAATGCCTCGCCCGTGCGTTTGCACAACCGCGACAAAATTGACGGCCGCCCCCGTGGATACATGCGCAAGTTCGGCATCAGCCGGGTGCGTTTCCGCGAAATGGCCCTCGCCGGCAAAATTCCCGGCGTGACCAAGTCCAGCTGGTAG
- the rpsE gene encoding 30S ribosomal protein S5, with translation MAEFNNNRGGGNDRGGNDRRGGGNDRGGNRDQAPRAAESDLKEKVVAINRVAKVVKGGRRFSFSAIVVVGDGNGTVGYGLGKANEVTDAIAKGIDDAKKNLVKVPLYKHTVPHVMEGKYSGGFVLVQPAAAGTGVIAGGAMRAVFESAGIKDVLAKSKGSSNPHNVVKATFDALLKMRDPMQIAQARGITLAQVFNG, from the coding sequence ATGGCAGAATTCAACAACAACCGTGGTGGCGGTAATGACCGGGGCGGCAATGACCGTCGTGGTGGTGGAAACGACCGAGGCGGTAACCGTGACCAGGCTCCCCGCGCGGCCGAGTCCGACCTGAAAGAAAAAGTGGTTGCCATCAACCGCGTAGCGAAAGTGGTAAAAGGCGGTCGTCGCTTCAGCTTCTCTGCTATCGTGGTAGTAGGCGACGGCAACGGCACCGTAGGCTACGGCCTTGGCAAAGCCAACGAAGTAACTGACGCCATTGCCAAAGGCATTGACGACGCCAAGAAAAACCTGGTGAAGGTGCCGCTGTACAAGCACACCGTTCCTCACGTAATGGAAGGCAAGTACTCCGGTGGCTTCGTACTAGTTCAGCCAGCTGCTGCTGGTACCGGTGTAATTGCTGGTGGTGCTATGCGTGCCGTATTCGAAAGCGCCGGTATTAAAGACGTACTGGCTAAGTCGAAAGGCTCGTCGAACCCCCACAACGTGGTAAAGGCAACTTTCGATGCGCTGCTGAAAATGCGTGACCCGATGCAGATTGCTCAGGCCCGCGGTATCACACTCGCCCAAGTATTTAACGGTTAA
- the rpmD gene encoding 50S ribosomal protein L30, producing MAQIQIKLVKSVIDRPERQKRTVKALGLGKMGSTKSVENTPQVAGMVNAVKHLLEVTEL from the coding sequence ATGGCGCAGATCCAAATTAAACTCGTGAAAAGCGTTATCGACCGCCCAGAGCGTCAGAAACGCACGGTGAAGGCCCTTGGCCTCGGCAAAATGGGTAGCACCAAAAGCGTGGAAAATACGCCTCAGGTTGCTGGCATGGTAAACGCCGTGAAACACCTGTTGGAAGTAACCGAACTGTAG
- the rplP gene encoding 50S ribosomal protein L16 produces MLQPKRTKYRKMQKGRVHGLAYRGSSIDFGSFAIKSLETAWITARQIEAARIAMTRAMKREGQVWIRIFPDKPITKKPAEVRMGKGKGSPEYWVAVVKPGTIMFESDGVTLEVAQESLRLAAQKLPVRTQFIVRRDYQEA; encoded by the coding sequence ATGTTACAGCCGAAAAGGACCAAGTATCGCAAGATGCAAAAGGGTCGCGTGCATGGCCTAGCCTACCGCGGCAGCTCCATTGACTTCGGTTCGTTTGCTATCAAGTCGCTCGAAACGGCTTGGATTACGGCACGACAGATCGAAGCGGCCCGTATCGCCATGACCCGCGCTATGAAGCGTGAAGGCCAGGTGTGGATCCGAATTTTCCCCGACAAGCCAATTACCAAGAAGCCAGCCGAAGTGCGGATGGGTAAGGGTAAAGGTTCGCCCGAGTACTGGGTAGCCGTTGTGAAGCCTGGTACCATCATGTTCGAGTCGGACGGGGTAACCCTGGAAGTAGCGCAGGAGTCGCTGCGTCTGGCCGCGCAGAAACTGCCGGTTCGTACGCAATTCATTGTTCGTCGCGACTATCAAGAAGCATAA
- the rpsM gene encoding 30S ribosomal protein S13, whose translation MARIAGVDIPDNKRGEIALTYIFGIGRPSAQQILTKAGIDLNKKVKDWTEAEAGEIRSIIAAEFKTEGVLRSEVQLNIKRLMDIGCYRGLRHRKGLPVRGQRTKNNSRTRKGKRKTVAGKKKATK comes from the coding sequence ATGGCTCGTATTGCAGGGGTAGATATCCCAGACAACAAGCGCGGTGAAATCGCGCTGACCTACATTTTCGGCATTGGTCGTCCTTCGGCCCAGCAGATCCTTACCAAAGCAGGCATCGACCTGAACAAGAAGGTGAAAGACTGGACGGAAGCAGAGGCCGGTGAAATTCGTAGCATCATTGCTGCTGAGTTCAAAACCGAAGGTGTGCTGCGCTCAGAAGTGCAGCTGAACATTAAGCGCCTGATGGACATCGGTTGCTACCGGGGTCTGCGTCACCGCAAAGGTCTGCCGGTTCGTGGTCAGCGTACCAAGAACAACTCGCGTACCCGCAAGGGCAAGCGTAAGACCGTTGCTGGCAAGAAGAAGGCTACTAAATAA
- the rplE gene encoding 50S ribosomal protein L5, with protein MARLKEKYQKEVVPALQEKFQFKSIMQVPRITKICINRGIGAAVADKKLVDNGVDELTTITGQKAVPTIAKRSVSNFKLREGMPIGARVTLRGNQMYEFLDRLLTVALPRVRDFKGINDKGFDGRGNYTLGIKEQIIFPEISIDKIKSIAGMDITFVTTAENDEQSYELLRAFGMPFANAKKQNNG; from the coding sequence ATGGCTCGACTCAAAGAGAAATATCAAAAAGAAGTAGTACCGGCGCTCCAGGAGAAATTCCAGTTCAAGAGCATCATGCAGGTACCACGCATCACCAAGATCTGCATCAACCGCGGCATTGGCGCGGCGGTAGCCGACAAGAAGCTGGTGGACAACGGTGTGGATGAACTGACGACCATAACTGGTCAGAAGGCTGTTCCTACCATTGCCAAGCGTTCGGTGTCGAACTTCAAACTGCGTGAAGGTATGCCAATCGGTGCCCGCGTTACCCTGCGTGGCAATCAGATGTACGAGTTTCTCGACCGTCTGCTGACCGTAGCGCTGCCCCGCGTGCGTGACTTCAAAGGCATCAACGACAAAGGCTTCGATGGCCGCGGTAATTATACCCTGGGCATCAAAGAGCAAATCATCTTCCCGGAAATTTCGATTGACAAGATCAAGTCGATTGCCGGTATGGATATCACCTTCGTAACGACGGCCGAAAACGACGAACAGAGCTACGAGCTGCTGCGCGCCTTCGGTATGCCATTCGCTAACGCCAAGAAACAAAACAATGGCTAA
- the infA gene encoding translation initiation factor IF-1: MAKQTSIEQDGVILEALSNAMFRVELENGHQLIAHISGKMRMHYIKILPGDKVKLEMSPYDLSKGRIVYRYK, translated from the coding sequence ATGGCCAAACAAACTTCCATTGAGCAGGACGGAGTCATCCTGGAAGCCCTTTCCAACGCCATGTTCCGCGTGGAGCTGGAGAACGGTCACCAACTGATTGCCCACATTTCGGGCAAGATGCGGATGCACTACATCAAGATTCTGCCGGGAGATAAGGTAAAACTGGAAATGTCGCCCTACGACTTGTCGAAGGGACGAATTGTGTACCGTTACAAGTAG
- the rplF gene encoding 50S ribosomal protein L6, whose product MSRIGKLPISLPANVQVEVSNENTVTVKGPKGTLVVPVDRDIIVAQEDGQLVVTRPTEQKRHKAMHGLYRSLLNNAVSGVSNGLEEKLELVGVGYKASMAGTTLELALGYSHNIFLALPKEVTATAVTEKGKNPIVTLTSIDKQLLGQVAAKIRSLRKVEPYKGKGVRFVGEQIRRKAGKTASK is encoded by the coding sequence ATGTCACGCATTGGTAAACTGCCCATCAGCCTGCCCGCCAACGTGCAGGTTGAAGTGAGCAACGAAAATACGGTAACCGTAAAGGGCCCAAAAGGCACGCTGGTTGTTCCGGTAGACCGCGACATCATCGTGGCGCAGGAAGACGGCCAGCTGGTGGTAACCCGCCCTACGGAGCAGAAGCGTCACAAAGCTATGCACGGCCTCTACCGCTCTTTGCTGAACAACGCGGTAAGCGGTGTTAGCAACGGTCTGGAAGAGAAACTGGAGTTGGTAGGTGTAGGTTACAAAGCCTCCATGGCTGGTACCACCTTGGAGCTGGCTCTGGGCTACTCGCACAATATCTTCCTGGCGCTGCCGAAGGAAGTAACGGCTACTGCTGTTACCGAAAAAGGCAAGAACCCCATCGTAACCCTCACCAGCATTGATAAGCAGTTGCTGGGACAGGTAGCCGCCAAAATTCGTTCGCTGCGTAAAGTTGAGCCCTACAAAGGCAAAGGCGTACGCTTCGTGGGCGAGCAGATTCGTCGTAAGGCTGGTAAAACGGCTTCGAAATAA
- the secY gene encoding preprotein translocase subunit SecY, protein MKKFIETIKNIFAIEDLRTRIFNTLFFIAIYRLGSFVVLPGVDATRLKDGAAGIFGILDTLLGGAFSNASIFALGIMPYISASIVLQLLTIAVPYFQKLQKEGESGRKKINQYTRFLTIPIVLAQSVGFIATINADAIVNPGALFTVSSMIIITAGTLFCMWLGEKITDKGIGNGISMIIMIGIVSRFPGAIIGEAAAKGLNGALIFLLELVVLFFVVMAVIVLTQAVRQIPVQYAKQIGGTAQLNSQRQFIPMKVNAAGVMPIIFAQSLMFVPAIVASVWQSESDLANTIGVKFSDYTSWEYNLVFGTLILLFTYFYTAISVNPNQIADDLKRSGGFVPGVKPGADTSEYIDEVLTRITLPGALALALIAIFPAIALLFGVTRPFSAFYGGTSLIIMVGVVLDTLNQIQSYLLMRHYDGMMKSGKVRGRSTPIALAS, encoded by the coding sequence ATGAAAAAGTTTATCGAAACGATAAAGAACATTTTTGCGATTGAAGATCTGCGTACGCGGATCTTCAATACGCTTTTTTTCATTGCCATCTATCGGCTAGGCTCCTTTGTGGTGCTGCCCGGTGTTGATGCTACTCGTCTGAAAGATGGCGCCGCAGGCATCTTCGGCATCTTGGATACGCTGCTTGGTGGTGCTTTCAGCAACGCTTCGATCTTCGCCCTGGGCATCATGCCCTATATCTCGGCTTCTATTGTACTGCAACTGCTGACAATTGCAGTACCGTACTTTCAGAAGCTGCAGAAGGAAGGCGAATCTGGCCGGAAGAAGATCAACCAATACACCCGTTTCCTTACCATTCCAATTGTACTGGCGCAGTCGGTAGGCTTTATTGCTACCATCAACGCTGACGCTATTGTCAACCCAGGGGCGCTGTTCACCGTGTCATCGATGATAATCATCACGGCTGGCACGCTGTTCTGCATGTGGCTGGGGGAGAAGATTACGGACAAGGGTATTGGCAATGGCATTTCCATGATCATCATGATCGGGATTGTGTCGCGTTTCCCCGGTGCTATTATCGGCGAAGCAGCAGCTAAAGGCCTGAACGGAGCGTTAATATTCCTGCTGGAGCTGGTGGTGCTGTTCTTCGTGGTAATGGCCGTAATCGTGCTAACCCAGGCAGTACGTCAGATTCCGGTGCAGTATGCCAAGCAGATTGGTGGTACGGCGCAGTTGAACTCGCAGCGGCAGTTTATCCCTATGAAGGTGAATGCCGCCGGGGTAATGCCTATCATCTTCGCGCAGTCGCTTATGTTCGTGCCTGCTATTGTAGCGTCGGTATGGCAGAGCGAAAGCGACCTGGCAAATACCATCGGTGTGAAGTTCTCGGACTATACCTCGTGGGAATATAATCTGGTGTTTGGGACGCTCATTCTGCTGTTCACGTATTTCTACACGGCCATCAGCGTGAACCCCAACCAGATTGCCGACGACCTAAAACGGAGCGGTGGTTTCGTGCCGGGTGTAAAGCCCGGAGCTGATACCTCGGAGTACATCGACGAAGTACTGACCCGAATTACCCTACCGGGTGCGCTGGCCCTGGCCCTGATTGCCATCTTCCCAGCTATTGCTCTACTGTTTGGGGTGACGCGTCCGTTCTCAGCCTTCTACGGCGGAACTTCGCTTATCATCATGGTAGGTGTGGTGCTGGATACGCTCAACCAGATTCAGAGCTATCTGCTGATGCGTCATTACGATGGCATGATGAAATCAGGTAAAGTGCGCGGTCGGTCGACGCCTATTGCCTTGGCATCCTAA
- the rpsH gene encoding 30S ribosomal protein S8, producing the protein MNTDPIADYLTRVRNAIKANHRVVEIPASNIKKEITKVLYKKGYIQSYRFDDAAVQGTIKIALKYNPTTKAPAITKLERISSPGLRTYAHVENLPRVLSGLGIAILSTSKGVMTEKEAKAENVGGEVLCYVY; encoded by the coding sequence ATGAATACAGATCCAATTGCCGACTACCTGACCCGGGTACGCAATGCCATCAAGGCAAACCACCGGGTAGTAGAGATTCCGGCCAGCAACATCAAAAAGGAAATCACGAAAGTGCTCTACAAGAAAGGGTACATTCAGAGCTACCGCTTTGATGATGCAGCAGTACAAGGCACGATCAAAATCGCGCTGAAGTACAACCCAACCACGAAGGCTCCTGCCATCACCAAGCTGGAGCGCATCAGCTCGCCTGGTCTGCGTACGTATGCTCACGTGGAGAACCTGCCCCGCGTATTGAGCGGTCTGGGTATTGCAATTCTGTCGACGTCGAAAGGCGTGATGACGGAGAAAGAGGCAAAAGCCGAAAACGTGGGCGGCGAAGTGCTGTGCTACGTCTACTAA
- a CDS encoding DNA-directed RNA polymerase subunit alpha, giving the protein MSILAFQMPEKVVMEKSDDFYGTFEFKPLEKGYGVTIGNALRRILLSSLEGYAITSVRTSSVLHEFMTIEGVIEDMSEIILNLKQVRFKKVSDAIEDKITVRIKNQETFTAGDINKFTNGFQVLNPDLVICNIDSATELEFEFTIQKGRGYVPAEDNKPADQVFGQIAIDAIFTPIKNVKYSIENTRVEQKTDYERLLIEIHTDGSIHPEDALKGAAHILIQHFMLFSDSTMTFETAKAEEEETVDEETLHMRKVLKTPLADMDLSVRAYNCLKAADIKTLGDLVQLDMADMMKFRNFGKKSLTELENLVEEKGLTFGMDLGKYKLDEE; this is encoded by the coding sequence ATGTCAATCTTAGCTTTTCAAATGCCGGAGAAGGTAGTGATGGAGAAATCCGACGACTTCTACGGAACGTTTGAATTTAAACCGCTTGAGAAAGGCTACGGCGTCACGATCGGCAACGCATTGCGCCGTATCCTGCTGTCGTCGCTGGAGGGCTACGCTATTACGTCGGTTCGGACCAGCAGCGTACTGCACGAGTTCATGACCATCGAAGGCGTGATTGAGGACATGTCCGAAATCATCCTCAACCTGAAGCAGGTGCGCTTCAAAAAGGTGAGCGACGCCATTGAGGACAAAATCACGGTTCGCATCAAGAACCAGGAAACCTTCACGGCCGGCGACATCAACAAGTTCACCAACGGTTTCCAGGTGCTGAACCCGGACCTGGTGATCTGCAACATTGACTCGGCTACCGAACTGGAGTTTGAGTTTACCATCCAGAAAGGCCGTGGCTACGTTCCTGCCGAGGATAACAAGCCCGCCGATCAGGTATTTGGCCAGATTGCCATCGACGCCATCTTCACGCCCATCAAGAACGTGAAGTACAGCATCGAAAACACCCGCGTGGAGCAGAAAACCGACTACGAGCGTCTCCTCATCGAGATTCACACGGACGGTTCTATTCATCCGGAAGACGCGCTGAAGGGCGCTGCCCACATCCTGATTCAGCACTTCATGCTGTTCTCCGACAGCACCATGACCTTCGAAACGGCCAAAGCCGAAGAAGAAGAGACGGTTGATGAAGAAACCCTGCACATGCGCAAGGTGCTGAAGACGCCGCTGGCGGATATGGACCTGAGCGTGCGGGCTTACAACTGCCTGAAAGCCGCCGATATCAAAACCCTCGGCGACCTGGTGCAGCTGGACATGGCCGACATGATGAAGTTCCGCAACTTCGGTAAGAAGTCGTTGACGGAGCTGGAAAACCTCGTGGAGGAAAAAGGTCTGACCTTCGGGATGGACCTGGGCAAGTACAAGCTCGACGAAGAATAG
- the rpmC gene encoding 50S ribosomal protein L29 has protein sequence MKNADIRALSLEDLKNQIKTEQANGQSLRFAHAISPLENPLRLNQSRKNVARLLTELKRRENEQATNTAN, from the coding sequence ATGAAGAACGCCGATATCCGCGCCCTCTCCCTAGAGGACCTCAAAAACCAGATCAAGACCGAGCAAGCCAATGGCCAGAGCCTGCGTTTCGCGCACGCTATTTCGCCCCTGGAAAACCCGCTCCGCCTGAACCAAAGCCGCAAGAATGTCGCCCGTCTGCTGACCGAGCTCAAGCGTCGCGAGAACGAGCAGGCAACTAACACTGCTAACTAA
- the map gene encoding type I methionyl aminopeptidase has protein sequence MIFYKTEEEIELIRASARVLAQAHGEVAGMIREGITTRELDRRAEEFIKDHGGKPSFKGYRDFPFSLCISPNSVVVHGFPSDVVLKSGDIISVDCGVELNGYHADSAYTYPVGEVAPEVLELLAETKKSLYLGIEQAVAGNRMGDVGYAIQNHVEKRGYGVVRELVGHGIGQKLHERPDVPNYGKRGSGLKLQTGLVLAIEPMVNLGTKSVVQEKDGWTIRTKDLKPSAHFEHTVVVRKDKAEILTSFEYIEKALQ, from the coding sequence ATGATCTTCTACAAGACCGAAGAAGAAATAGAACTGATCCGGGCCAGCGCGCGAGTGCTGGCTCAGGCCCACGGAGAGGTTGCGGGCATGATTCGAGAAGGAATTACAACGCGGGAACTAGACCGTCGCGCGGAGGAGTTCATCAAGGATCATGGCGGGAAGCCTTCGTTCAAGGGCTATAGGGACTTTCCCTTCAGCCTATGCATCTCTCCTAACTCGGTAGTGGTGCATGGTTTTCCGAGTGACGTAGTGCTGAAAAGTGGCGATATTATCTCGGTAGACTGTGGAGTAGAGCTCAATGGTTACCATGCTGACAGTGCCTATACCTACCCAGTAGGGGAAGTGGCGCCGGAAGTGCTGGAGTTGCTGGCTGAAACCAAAAAGTCGCTGTATCTCGGCATCGAGCAGGCAGTGGCTGGCAACCGAATGGGCGACGTGGGCTACGCTATCCAGAATCACGTGGAAAAGCGTGGCTACGGGGTCGTTCGGGAACTAGTTGGTCATGGTATTGGCCAAAAGCTGCACGAGCGGCCGGATGTGCCGAACTACGGAAAGCGTGGTTCGGGGCTGAAGCTGCAGACGGGCCTGGTGCTGGCCATCGAGCCGATGGTAAATCTCGGTACCAAGAGTGTGGTTCAGGAGAAAGATGGCTGGACCATCCGAACCAAGGACCTTAAGCCTTCGGCGCACTTTGAGCATACAGTAGTAGTCAGAAAAGACAAGGCGGAAATCCTTACCTCCTTCGAATACATAGAAAAAGCCTTACAGTAG
- the ykgO gene encoding type B 50S ribosomal protein L36, translating to MKVKASVKKRSADCKVIRRKGKLYVINKKNPRYKQRQG from the coding sequence ATGAAAGTCAAAGCGTCCGTTAAGAAGCGCAGCGCCGACTGTAAGGTAATTCGCCGCAAAGGCAAGCTTTACGTCATCAACAAAAAGAACCCCCGCTACAAACAGCGTCAGGGGTAG
- the rpsD gene encoding 30S ribosomal protein S4, whose amino-acid sequence MARYTGPKTKIARRFNEPIFGPSKALTKKAYPPGQHGRGRRKKQSEYAVQLMEKQKVKYMYGVLEKQFENLFHKAATLPGITGDNLLALLESRLDNTVYRLGIAPTRRAARQLVLHKHITVNGEVVNIASYKLRAGDVVAVREKSKSLEAITTSLSARNARAFSWLEWDGKEMVGKFISAPSRDLIPEKITEQLIVELYSK is encoded by the coding sequence ATGGCACGTTATACTGGTCCTAAAACCAAGATTGCCCGTCGCTTCAATGAGCCGATTTTCGGCCCGAGCAAGGCACTCACCAAGAAAGCATATCCCCCCGGCCAGCACGGCCGTGGTCGTCGTAAGAAGCAGAGCGAGTACGCTGTCCAGCTGATGGAAAAGCAGAAAGTGAAGTACATGTACGGCGTCCTGGAAAAGCAATTCGAGAACCTGTTCCACAAAGCTGCTACGCTGCCCGGCATTACCGGTGACAACCTGCTGGCTTTGCTGGAGTCGCGCCTCGACAACACGGTGTACCGTTTGGGTATTGCGCCCACGCGCCGCGCTGCTCGTCAGCTCGTTCTGCACAAGCACATCACCGTGAATGGCGAAGTAGTGAACATTGCTTCCTACAAGCTGCGCGCCGGCGACGTAGTTGCCGTACGTGAAAAATCGAAGTCGCTGGAAGCCATTACGACCAGCCTCAGCGCCCGCAACGCCCGTGCTTTCTCGTGGCTGGAGTGGGACGGCAAGGAAATGGTGGGCAAGTTCATCAGCGCCCCCTCGCGTGACCTGATTCCGGAGAAAATCACGGAGCAGCTCATCGTTGAGTTGTACTCGAAGTAA
- the rpsC gene encoding 30S ribosomal protein S3 translates to MGQKVNPVGFRLGVIKGWDSNWYGGKDFADKLVEDEKIRKYIMARIPKGGISRIVIERTLKRITITINTARPGVVIGKGGAEVDKIKDELKQITGKDVQINIFEIKRPELDAKLVGESIAQQLQARISFRRAMKMSIQAAIRVGAEGIKIQCGGRLGGAEIARSEQYKEGRTPLHTLRADIDYALSEAQTVYGKIGIKVWIMRGEVFGKPDLSPNQVPANQGNDTRGGNDRGPRGERGDRGGDRGPRRDRNDRGGDNRGGDNRGGGQGAGGGAPRRSGGGPGGQNRGGQGGGPRR, encoded by the coding sequence ATGGGACAGAAAGTAAATCCGGTTGGCTTCCGTCTGGGCGTCATCAAAGGATGGGACTCGAACTGGTACGGCGGCAAGGACTTTGCCGACAAACTGGTGGAGGACGAAAAGATCCGCAAGTATATCATGGCTCGTATCCCGAAAGGTGGCATTAGCCGCATCGTGATTGAGCGTACCCTGAAGCGTATCACCATCACCATCAACACGGCCCGTCCGGGCGTGGTAATCGGTAAAGGTGGCGCTGAGGTGGATAAGATCAAGGACGAGCTGAAGCAGATTACCGGCAAAGACGTTCAGATCAACATCTTCGAAATTAAGCGTCCGGAACTCGACGCCAAGCTGGTAGGGGAGAGCATTGCCCAGCAGCTGCAGGCGCGTATCTCGTTCCGTCGCGCCATGAAGATGTCTATCCAGGCTGCTATCCGCGTTGGTGCCGAAGGCATCAAAATCCAGTGCGGTGGCCGTTTGGGTGGTGCTGAAATTGCCCGCTCCGAGCAGTACAAGGAAGGTCGTACGCCGTTACACACACTGCGCGCCGATATCGACTACGCCCTGTCGGAAGCTCAGACCGTGTATGGCAAGATCGGCATCAAGGTGTGGATCATGCGCGGTGAGGTATTCGGCAAGCCCGACCTGTCGCCCAACCAGGTTCCTGCCAACCAAGGCAACGACACCCGTGGTGGCAATGACCGTGGCCCACGCGGTGAGCGTGGTGACCGTGGTGGTGACCGTGGCCCGCGTCGCGACCGGAATGACCGGGGTGGCGACAATCGTGGCGGTGACAACCGCGGCGGTGGTCAGGGTGCTGGTGGTGGCGCTCCTCGCCGTAGCGGTGGAGGTCCCGGTGGTCAGAACCGTGGTGGTCAGGGTGGCGGCCCCCGCCGCTAG
- the rpsK gene encoding 30S ribosomal protein S11, producing the protein MAQKRKDKAKKRVVVVEPVGQVHIKASFNNIIISITNNNGQVISWASAGKMGFRGSKKNTPYAAQMAATDCGKVAHDLGMRKAEVFVKGPGAGRESAIRTLGNVGIEVTTIKDVTPLPHNGCRPPKRRRV; encoded by the coding sequence ATGGCACAAAAGAGAAAAGACAAAGCCAAGAAGCGCGTTGTTGTTGTTGAGCCCGTAGGCCAGGTACACATCAAAGCCTCGTTCAACAACATCATCATCTCCATCACCAACAACAATGGTCAGGTTATTTCCTGGGCGTCGGCTGGTAAGATGGGCTTCCGGGGTTCTAAAAAGAACACCCCCTACGCAGCTCAGATGGCTGCCACGGATTGCGGCAAAGTAGCCCACGATCTGGGCATGCGCAAAGCCGAGGTGTTCGTAAAGGGTCCGGGTGCTGGCCGTGAGTCGGCTATCCGCACGCTGGGTAACGTGGGTATTGAGGTAACGACCATCAAGGACGTGACGCCGCTGCCCCACAACGGCTGCCGTCCTCCCAAACGTCGTCGCGTTTGA
- the rpsQ gene encoding 30S ribosomal protein S17 yields MASNEAQQAPAAEERNLRKEIIGRVSSSKMDKSITVIVESKMKHPIYGKFVTKSTKFMAHDENNECGEGDTVRIMSTRPLSKNKRWRLVEIVERAK; encoded by the coding sequence ATGGCAAGCAACGAAGCACAGCAGGCCCCTGCCGCCGAAGAGCGGAACCTGCGCAAAGAAATCATCGGGCGCGTTTCCTCCTCCAAAATGGACAAGTCCATTACGGTGATTGTGGAAAGCAAAATGAAGCACCCGATCTACGGTAAGTTCGTTACCAAGTCGACCAAGTTCATGGCCCACGACGAGAATAACGAATGCGGCGAAGGTGATACCGTGCGTATCATGTCGACCCGTCCGCTGAGCAAGAACAAACGCTGGAGACTGGTAGAAATCGTAGAACGCGCCAAGTAA
- the rplR gene encoding 50S ribosomal protein L18 — MAFDKATRRKRIQRIIRTKVAGTSERPRLSVFRSNTGIYAQIIDDTIGRTLAAASSKHVSVEGGNGVALAAAVGKELAARAQEKGITKVVFDRSGYLYHGRVKSLAEGAREGGLNF, encoded by the coding sequence ATGGCTTTCGATAAAGCAACTAGAAGAAAACGGATCCAGCGCATCATCCGCACTAAGGTGGCTGGCACGTCCGAGCGCCCGCGTCTGTCGGTGTTTCGCAGCAATACGGGCATTTATGCCCAGATTATTGACGACACCATTGGCCGCACGCTGGCAGCTGCTTCCTCGAAGCACGTTTCGGTGGAAGGGGGCAACGGAGTCGCCCTCGCCGCCGCAGTCGGCAAAGAGCTTGCCGCCCGTGCTCAGGAAAAAGGCATTACGAAAGTGGTATTTGACCGTTCGGGTTACCTCTACCACGGCCGTGTAAAATCATTGGCAGAAGGAGCCCGCGAAGGCGGCCTTAATTTCTAA